A genomic stretch from Falco naumanni isolate bFalNau1 chromosome 4, bFalNau1.pat, whole genome shotgun sequence includes:
- the MLST8 gene encoding target of rapamycin complex subunit LST8, translated as MNAAQGTVGSDPVILATAGYDHTVRFWQAHSGICTRTVQHQDSQVNALEITPDRSMIAAAGYQHIRMYDLNSNNPNPVINYDGVSKNITSVGFHEDGRWMYTGGEDCMARIWDLRSRNLQCQRIFQVNAPINCVCLHPNQAELIVGDQSGAIHIWDLKTDHNEQLIPEPEVSVNSVHIDPDASYMAAVNSSGNCYVWNLTGGIGEEVTQLIPKTKIPAHNRYALQCKFSPDSTLLATCSADQTCKIWRTSNFSLMTELSIKSNNPGETSRGWMWDCAFSGDSQYIVTASSDNLARLWCVETGEIKREYSGHQKAVVCLAFNDSVLG; from the exons ATGAACGCGGCGCAGGGCACGGTGGGCAGCGACCCCGTCATCCTGGCCACGGCCGGCTACGACCACACGGTGCGGTTCTGGCAGGCGCACAGCGGCATCTGCACCCGCACCGTGCAGCACCAGGACTCG CAGGTGAACGCGCTGGAGATCACCCCGGACCGCAGCATGATCGCCGCCGCAG GCTACCAGCACATCCGCATGTACGACCTCAACTCCAACAACCCCAACCCCGTCATCAACTACGACGGCGTCAGCAAGAACATCACCTCGGTGGGCTTCCACGAGGACGGGCGGTGGATGTACACGGGTGGGGAGGACTGCATGGCCCGCATCTGGGACCTGAG GTCTCGTAACCTCCAGTGCCAGCGGATTTTCCAGGTGAACGCTCCCATTAACTGCGTCTGCCTGCACCCCAACCAG GCAGAGCTAATTGTAGGTGATCAGAGCGGTGCCATTCACATCTGGGACCTAAAGACGGACCACAACGAGCAGCTGATTCCAGAGCCCGAAGTTTCTGTGAATTCGGTTCACATTGACCCCGATGCCAGCTACATGGCGGCCGTTAACAGCTCG GGAAATTGCTATGTGTGGAACCTGACGGGTGGCATCGGAGAGGAGGTGACGCAGCTGATCCCCAAGACCAAGATCCCAGCACACAACCGCTACGCCCTGCAGTGCAAGTTCAGCCCTGACTCCAC GCTCTTGGCTACATGTTCTGCAGATCAGACGTGCAAGATCTGGAGGACTTCAAACTTCTCTCTGATGACAGAGCTGAGCATTAAGAGCAATAACCCGGGGGAAACGTCTCGGGGCTGGATGTGGGACTGTGCGTTCTCCGGGGACTCCCAGTACATTGTCACAG CCTCCTCTGATAACCTGGCCAGACTTTGGTGTGTGGAGACAGGAGAGATCAAGAGGGAATACAGCGGCCACCAGAAAGCAGTCGTCTGCCTTGCTTTCAACGACAGCGTGTTGGGATAA